A genome region from Mercenaria mercenaria strain notata chromosome 11, MADL_Memer_1, whole genome shotgun sequence includes the following:
- the LOC123532128 gene encoding uncharacterized protein LOC123532128 has product MKLLLAAIVSLFLLHTLGIPLSSNTRYMTIDQQLECYNCGSVGWNVESCNKTSICLPNNACFLSFSSTGMSGNYNLSCKDNKVSSTGMSGDYNLTCIDNKVSSTGMSGNYNLSCIENKVSSTSMS; this is encoded by the exons ATGAAACTTCTACTAGCTGCTATTGTTTCCCTCTTTTTATTGCATA CTTTGGGTATTCCATTATCATCAAACACAAGATATATGACTATAg ATCAACAGTTGGAATGTTATAACTGTGGTTCAGTTGGGTGGAATGTGGAATCGTGTAACAAAACTTCAATATGTTTGCCTAATAAC GCATGTTTCCTATCATTCAGTTCTACAGGTATGAGTGGAAATTATAATCTCAGTTGCAAAGATAACAAGGTGAGTTCTACAGGTATGAGTGGAGATTATAATCTTACTTGCATAGATAACAAGGTGAGTTCTACAGGTATGAGTGGAAATTATAATCTCAGTTGCATAGAAAACAAGGTGAGTTCTACAAGTATGAGTTGA
- the LOC123546443 gene encoding uncharacterized protein LOC123546443: MEPQQIQDMIDTTLRTSLQEHRTSMLTDMEKVFEKISGNSNLDQMDKISSILTGMPTFKRKSNAEQYKHNSKVTVALEAADKLILSGNAEESRKKIAEAQGLIAHRQKTHTFG, translated from the exons ATGGAGCCTCAACAAATTCAAGATATGATAGACACCACATTACGGACATCTTTACAGGAACACAGAACTTCGATGTTGACAGACATGGAGAAAGTTTTTGAAAAGATAAGTGGCAATTCAAATTTAGATCAAATGGACAAAATTTCTAGCATTTTGACCGGTATGCCAACTTTCAAAAGAAAATCTAATGCAGAACAATATAAACACAATTCAAAGGTTACTGTTGCTTTAGAGGCTGCCGATAAATTAATTCTATCAGGCAATGCTGAGGAAAGCCGAAAGAAAATCGCCGAAG CTCAGGGTTTGATTGCACATAGACAAAAAACTCATACGTTTGGCTGA